Proteins from a genomic interval of Gadus macrocephalus chromosome 2, ASM3116895v1:
- the galr2b gene encoding galanin receptor 2b — protein MSDLEDFSKLGGPSSNVSDSYQLNPTSVVVSVVFSLIFLLGTVGNSLVLAVLLRSGQVGYNTTNLFILNLSVADFFFIIFCVPFQATIYSLEGWVFGSFMCKVVHFFINLTMYASSFTLAAVSVDRYLAIRYPLRSRELRTPCNAVVAMVVIWGLSLVFAGPYLSYYDLIDYDNSTVCIPGWEAHNRKVLDTCTFMFGYVIPVLIVSLSYTRTIKYLWTAVDPLDGMSESKRAKRKVTKMIIIVTVLFCICWLPYHVVILCYLYGDFPFNPTTYAIRILSHCMAYANSCLNPIVYALVSKHFRKGFKKVFSCILSSKKGRNKVHVMHVANTAPGFEAGSTEVSQMHEENAAARSDACEMVSRPAVEPREAAVTLNLPLQRQP, from the exons ATGTCTGATTTGGAGGACTTCAGCAAACTCGGAGGGCCGTCCTCCAACGTGTCCGACAGCTACCAGCTGAACCCGACCAGCGTCGTCGTCTCCGTGGTCTTCTCGCTCATCTTCCTGCTGGGCACCGTCGGCAACAGCCTGGTGCTGGCCGTCCTGCTACGCAGCGGGCAGGTCGGCTACAACACCACCAACCTGTTCATACTCAACCTCAGCGTGGCCgatttcttcttcatcatcttctGCGTGCCTTTCCAAGCCACCATCTACTCCCTGGAAGGATGGGTGTTCGGCTCGTTCATGTGCAAGGTGGTGCACTTCTTCATCAACCTCACCATGTACGCCAGCAGCTTCACACTAGCGGCCGTGTCCGTGGACAG GTATCTGGCCATCCGATACCCCCTGCGCTCCAGAGAGTTGCGGACCCCCTGCAACGCCGTGGTCGCAATGGTGGTCATCTGGGGTCTGTCCTTGGTGTTCGCCGGGCCCTACCTCAGCTACTACGACCTCATCGATTACGACAACAGCACCGTGTGCATCCCCGGATGGGAAGCCCACAACCGCAAAGTCCTGGACACGTGCACCTTCATGTTCGGCTACGTCATCCCCGTGCTGATCGTGAGCCTGTCCTACACCCGGACGATCAAGTACCTGTGGACCGCCGTGGACCCCCTGGACGGCATGTCGGAGTCCAAGCGGGCCAAGCGCAAGGTCACCAAGATGATCATCATCGTGACGGTGCTGTTCTGCATCTGCTGGCTGCCGTACCACGTGGTGATCCTGTGCTACCTGTACGGCGACTTCCCCTTCAACCCCACCACCTACGCCATCCGGATCCTGTCGCACTGCATGGCCTACGCCAACTCCTGCCTCAACCCCATCGTGTACGCCCTGGTGTCCAAGCACTTCCGCAAGGGCTTCAAGAAGGTGTTCAGCTGCATCCTGAGCAGCAAGAAGGGCCGCAACAAGGTGCACGTGATGCACGTGGCCAACACGGCGCCGGGCTTCGAGGCGGGCTCCACCGAGGTGTCCCAGATGCACGAGGAGAACGCGGCGGCGCGCTCCGACGCGTGCGAGATGGTCAGCAGGCCCGCGGTGGAGCCACGCGAGGCCGCTGTGACTCTGAACCTGCCTCTGCAGAGGCAGCCCTGA